From the Lactobacillus sp. PV034 genome, the window ACAGTGGGTACTTTAACTTCAACATTTACTTTATCTTTAGCATATAATTTAATAGCTACGAATAAAATAATAATTTCAACTACTAACAGTGTAAGTAATGCATATTTAACATTAGTTGAACCGGAAATGGTTGTTAATATTGTAGTCATTACTGGTGCTGTAGCCATAACAATTGTATTAAGCAGGCCCACACTTGAAGCTAAAATCTTCTGATCAATTGTAGTAACTAACCATTGTTGCATTTTTAGGGAAGCAATACTTACAACTGCAGCTAATAAAAAGTAAAAAGGCAAAATTATAAGAATATTAGCAAATAAACCAGCTACTGTAGTCATTACACTTAAAGCAATTGCTATAAGAACCATAAAAAATACTGTCTGCTTTTTAAATAATTGTAGTCCAAGAGTACTACCCAAGATCGCACCAGCACTTACTATTAGTCCAATTAATGCGAGAGTGAAACTATAAGTAGAAATAAGCATAGTTGAACGATGAGCGGCCATTACTATTGGTAATAATGAACCGATGGCAGATAAAGCTCCATTAAGAAGTGCAATTACTAAAACTACCGATAATAAGCCTGAAGATTTTCTTATTTGAATATATGAAGACTTCATTGTAGCCCAAAATTTTTGCTCATTTACTTCTTGTGCATCTTGGAAGCTTATTTCTTTTTTACGACGAAGTCCTACACTAGCGTATAAAAAGCCTGCAAATAAAAATGTAAATGCATTAACGAATGCTAGATTAGAGTAAGACAGAAAAAGTAACAAGCCTGATCCAATAAATTGAGCCACAGTAGTAATAACTTGACTGATCCCATTGGTAAAACCCTCAGCTTCTGCAAATTCTTCTTGGCCAACTACTTCTACGATTAAAGGAACATTGAGTCCACCCGAATAAGCACCAACTGTATCAGAAATAAAATTAATAATAACTACAGCAATTACTAGGCTCCATTGAGATATATTCGTAACGAATAATATTCCTACTAGTCCATAAAGAATGAATCTAACGACAGCCATTAAGAAGATATTTTTGAATTTATTGTGTGTTTTATCAGCTAAATAGCCACCAAAAATATCAAATAATCTAGGAATAGATTCTGAAATTGCAATTAATGATAGTGCTAGGGAATAATTCTTTAATTTACTTGCGTAAGTCATAAATGCCAAATAAAAAAGAATATCTCCGGCACTAGATAAGAAATTAGCGATTGATAGTCTGCGGTAATCTTTATTTTTTAAAAATACATTCATAATGTTTAACTTCCTTTTTGATGTTAAACACATAATATCTGCTTTATAATGAAAACATCGAAATAGTCGTATTTGAAAGCAAAATTCAAATACGACTATTTTATTTCTCTTATATTTTCTTAAATATACTAAGACTATCAAGTTTAAATGTTTGGAGGTATTAGAAATGGGAGAAAGTTAAGTTATTTAATTTATAAATTTATATTAGGAGATTGTTATCATAAATAGGAGACTTATGTAAATGGGACATCGTAATGGACCAGCTCCATATATTGGAACTTGGTAAAAGTATATTATCTTAATTAATAATCATAGCGGAAAAAGCTGTAATAGTGCAAGAAATTAAGCAATATGGAAATAGTAGACTAGAAAAATTTGCTAATATTGCGAGAAATTGTTCCTTTAAAAGTTCTAATTTATTTGATGATGAAGTATTAGGCAGTATAACCGATATTTCAAATTTTTCGATGCAAGATGTTCGTAAATTTCTTAATACTCACTTAGTAAAAGAAAATATTTCTATATTAATTGCTGGGAATAAGCATTCCTTATATCAAATTAAATCCATTTTAAATAGATATAACTTAAGAAAAGCAACATTTTCTTCGTTAATAATTAATTCATCTGAATCACAATCTCTTTCTTTAGAAAAAATAATAATTGGGAATCAGAAAAATAAAGAACTTGCTCAATTATCTACTATATTTAAAATTTGTCATAAGCCACTAAATGAAAATAAAATCTTAGCTTTAAGTATGTTATTTTCTATTTTAAATTCAGGAAAATATTCATTATTATCTCAAATGCAACATTTTGTACCTGAACTATACTTTTTTCAAGCTATTCCAATTTTTAGAAAATCAGGCATTTATATACAATTATTAACTTCGTGTAGTATTCAAGATACAAAAGTAATTGAAGAAAATATAAATAAAATATTTGTAACTCTATCAAATTTAAGTGTAGCTACTTTAAAAGATATTATTCATAATTTGTATTTTCATCAAAATTTATTATTTGATGGAGTAGAAAAAAGCATTTCGTCTTTTGCAAATATGCAAGCTGAACAGGAGAAAATTATAAATTTACATAATATTGATTCAATTGCTACAATTAATAAATTTAAAGAAATAGTCAATAAATTAATAGATCATGCTGGAAGTACTGTGATTGCTTATATTTAAAAAGGGAGTATTTGTTATGTTTATTTCTGAAAAAATTTTCTTATCATCAATTGCAATTGTTTTAACTTTGTTCAGTGGTGGTATAGCGATTCAAAATGTTTCTGCTGCAAATTACCAATCTAAGAACACTACAATTACTAGTCTGCCTTCCCAAGTGATTAACCAAGTATCAATTTCTAGTATTAATGATAATGTTTATGTTAAAGTCGGGAACAAACTAAAGGTAAATTATGATGGCCCTCAAAAATATGCCCCAACAGTGCAAGTTAAAAATAAATGTTTAGAGATTTCTTCTTCTCGTCATTTTGCTTTTAATTTCTTCTCAAAAAAGAATTATAATATCACTATTACTCTGCCAAAAGATTACTTACAAAGTTTTTCAATTAATTCATCAAATGGAAACGTAACTGTAGAACAAATTAATACCCAAAAGGGTTCAATTTCAAGTTCAAATGGCGATGTTAATATCTCTAATCTTACTTCACAATTAGGATTTGACTTATCAAGCTCAAATGGTGATATCGTAGTAGAACACCTTAATGCTAAAAAGGGTTCAATTTCAAGTTCAAATGGCGATATTAATATTTCAAATCTTACTTCACAATTAGGATTTGAATTATCAAGTTTAAATGGTGATATTGTAGTAAAAAATACTAATGCTTCAAGATATGACCTTTCGAATTCTAAAGGGCAAAATAGATTTAAAAATATGGATGTATCAGAATCATTTTCAAAAGGGAAGTCAAGAATTAATTCATTAAAAGTTGATAACTCAAATGGTGATATCACAGTAGATTAAAGTAAGTGGTCTATTGTAACGCTTTGAAAAGATTAGAAAAATATCAACAGCATATCTCAAAAAATTAAATTTAGTAATAAGACAAAAAGGCAGCCTAAATGGCTGCCTTTTCAGATGCAATAAAAATAGCGAAATTATTCTCCTAGTTTCATAGTTTATATTAAGAAATTTTCTATGAGTTTTTTATTTTGGCTTATAATATGAAGGGTACAAAAATAGAGTAATAAAAGTTATGGATTAAGTTATGAAAAAAACACTTACAGCTATATATTGGAAGCTTATTTTTCAATCAATTATTGTCGGTGCACTAGTTGGTGCAGTCGTTGGTGCCTTTCGCTGGGGGCTAGAATATGTAACAAATTGTTGGCAAAAGGTATTTTCAAATGCACATGAGAATGCTGTTTGGTTCGTAGTAATTGTTATTGGTTTTATTTTAATTAGTGTGATATCTGGTTTGCTAGTAAAAAGACATCCCCATGTGGGTGGTTCTGGGATTCCAGAAGTTAAGTTAGAATTAGCTGGTAAATTATCTTTGAATTGGTGGCCAACTTTGTGGCGCAAGTTTATTGGTGGAATTTTAACAATTGGTTCGGGACTTTTTCTTGGACCAGAAGGTCCATCTTTGCAGATGGGAGCAATGGTTGGTAAAGGTGTAGCTCAAGGGTTTAAGCAATCTAAAACTAATGCCAGAGTGTTACTCGCTAGTGGGGGTGCTAGTGGCCTAGCTGCTGCTTTTGGGGCACCTTTAGCTGGGAGTATGTTTATTTTAGAAGCAGTCTTTCGTGATTTTGCACCTCGTGTTTGGATGACGGCACTAGCAGGTGCGATTTCAGCTAATTTTGTGGTATCAAATATGTTTGGTCAACATGAAGCCTTAC encodes:
- a CDS encoding MFS transporter produces the protein MNVFLKNKDYRRLSIANFLSSAGDILFYLAFMTYASKLKNYSLALSLIAISESIPRLFDIFGGYLADKTHNKFKNIFLMAVVRFILYGLVGILFVTNISQWSLVIAVVIINFISDTVGAYSGGLNVPLIVEVVGQEEFAEAEGFTNGISQVITTVAQFIGSGLLLFLSYSNLAFVNAFTFLFAGFLYASVGLRRKKEISFQDAQEVNEQKFWATMKSSYIQIRKSSGLLSVVLVIALLNGALSAIGSLLPIVMAAHRSTMLISTYSFTLALIGLIVSAGAILGSTLGLQLFKKQTVFFMVLIAIALSVMTTVAGLFANILIILPFYFLLAAVVSIASLKMQQWLVTTIDQKILASSVGLLNTIVMATAPVMTTILTTISGSTNVKYALLTLLVVEIIILFVAIKLYAKDKVNVEVKVPTVIND
- a CDS encoding DUF4097 family beta strand repeat-containing protein, translated to MFISEKIFLSSIAIVLTLFSGGIAIQNVSAANYQSKNTTITSLPSQVINQVSISSINDNVYVKVGNKLKVNYDGPQKYAPTVQVKNKCLEISSSRHFAFNFFSKKNYNITITLPKDYLQSFSINSSNGNVTVEQINTQKGSISSSNGDVNISNLTSQLGFDLSSSNGDIVVEHLNAKKGSISSSNGDINISNLTSQLGFELSSLNGDIVVKNTNASRYDLSNSKGQNRFKNMDVSESFSKGKSRINSLKVDNSNGDITVD